Part of the Vigna angularis cultivar LongXiaoDou No.4 chromosome 1, ASM1680809v1, whole genome shotgun sequence genome, AGCAATGGGTGACTGTATACAGAACTGAAATTGGAAGCTTAATTTCATGAATCGCAGAGCAATACAAAAAGAAACTGCAATTCCTTatcaaacaaacacacacaaaagAACAATATCTGAATCGTTAATATTACTGCATTGACGAATCATCATTATGAAGTTCGGGGTAGGAGGCCAGCTCTGGATGGCCATAAACCGAAAGAGGCAACCATACAAGCAGTTGGTTCTAAGCTCACAATCGAATCTGACAAAGCACCAAATGAggaaaagacaaaagataaaaaaaaaaaaaagagagagagagactaTGTGATTGGCAAAATGCAGCGAGGGAGAATTTTCCTCTCTCACGAAATACACATAAGTTTTCGTTCTTTGAACGTTTTATGTATGTTGGCAAAGGGCACAGAGCGTTTGATATATAAGCTTACACAACAGGTGAGAGAAAATCAGAAACCCAACCCAATCCAAGAACAACAAAAGTAAGCCTTCCCTCTTTCTGTTTCTCCGTCATTCCTATACAGTCCAATTACTGTAATGAACTCCCTCCAATATCCACGGAAATAGAATAAAATCAAAGTAAATCGGTGcaacataaaataaagaaagaaataccCGAAGATGCAGGGTCGGTTAATAATGGCTTTATGAAAAGGCACAGGAGAAAAAGAAACGGCTTCGTGCGAATCAATCAATGAGTCGTAACTTTGGACCTCTTCTTTGCTTCGCTGTAAAGCACCACCCCCATGATCGTGATTCCGAACCCCGCCATTCCCATAACCGTCACCGGATTCCTGAAAATCAAAACCGAAACCACCGCCGCCACGGTGGCTTTGGCATTCCCCAACACCTGAAGCGTCAACGCGCTGGTGTGCTTCGTCACCAAAAAGTTGGTCAAGTTGACCAAATAAGCGACGGTGGCATTCCCAAGCAGCAAGAACAAAATAAAGGGGTCTCCCCTGGCTTTCTCCACAGTGTGAGCGAACACATTCCCTTCGATGTAGAGTGTAAAGGGTAACAGTATGAAAGCCGCCAAGGGAGCCATGTAGAGAAGCAAGTTCATGGAGTGAAGCTTCTCCGCTTCAGAGGTCAAAAGAATCCCCTGAACCACTGACTTCAAAGCTCGACCAGCAGTTGAACCGACACACACCAAAAACCCGAATAGATGAAACAAAGGCTCGCTATTGCTAGCAACCACGATCCCAAAGACAACGGGCAAAAGCGCCAGGTAAACCTCCGCGGTTTCCTTCTTGCAGGTGATTACGAAGGCGAAGATGGCGGTGAAAAACGGCGTCGTCGCGCCGATGGCTTGGTTGAAGGAGACGGGAAGGTAGCGGAGCGAGGTGTTGCCGCAGACGACGGAGAAGCAGAATATGGCGCTGAGGGCGAGGATCTTGAGGAACTGCTTCTTGGAGTGGATGTGTTGGAGGGGAACGATTTCGAGAAAGTTGATGGAGGCGTAGGAGTAGGCGGCGCAGGATAGCATGTGGAGCATTGTGAGGAAGATGGGGTAGCGGTAGCCGTAGAAGCTGAGGAGGTACTTGTTCAGGAGGAGGACGCCGATGTTGGATAGGTACCACGACGCAATGATGAGGGCGGTAACCACCGTCGGCGAGAGTCCTCCGCCGTTGGATCCGAAACTGTTACGGTGCTCCCCCGGCGGCGTGGGCGGAATGTCGAGCACCTGCTCCGTACTGTCGAGCCTAGGATTGCTCATTCGACGCGTGGTCCATGTCTGCGCCTCCACCATCGCCGACAGCACGGTCCGCCTTGGGGGATGCTAAGGTTTTGTTTGGTCTGGTTTGGTTTTTGGCGGCCAGATCTGAAGGGAAGCAGAGTAAGGCGATGGTGTTGTTGGGAGGGAGAGTAATATTTGATCGCAGGATGGGGTGGGCGATTTTGGAGCGTTGGATGAAGATTGGAGggaagaataataaataattaaagaggGTTTGGTTGAGTGTTGAGGTGGGCCATGGTTGTTTTTGTTTCCCCAAAGATGGATGGCTTACACACCTTACATCCTCCGTTTAGTCTCTCCTCTGCACATGTTGAGGTTCCCTGTCGGTGTTCTATTCTCTAACATCTTGATAACGATAACATCtcctctccttttttttcttacttctttcttccattttttattcACATACTATATTCTAATCTAAGATATGCTTCCTTCATTAACAATTATTTCACCTTTTATTCTTCCAATTTTTAGtccaattatattatttgcATGTTCTTTAGATCTCTCGTTCAAAATTCAGTTATCCCTAAATATTACAACAAACTAAAAATCCTCGtaactctaataatcatcaatTGATTTTCTCTTGGATCTAAGAAGTCAACGAGTTTTAAAATCCTCTAAtcgaaatttaaaaaaaaaacattatttttcgtggaaaaaaaacatgaaactaACGATCTAAagctttagttttttttaatggattTAGAATGTGAATGTAAGATTGTAAGATACGAGATGCGATCTCTGTCCCGTTGATAAAACGGTCTGCTTATGATATTTGAAGATAAGCGTAAGTTAGTGTGGTATTTTGTTGTGTGggcttaaaacaaaatataacgCGTCTATTGGTGTTTGGATTTTTTTGAATAAGTTTTAAGCAACACCTTTGACTGCTGCTCTAAATTTCAGGACTCTTTTTACAACGTCATTTACTTTGATTCCGTGACTTTGCACAAAATCCGGGTTTCACCACTATAACAAACCACTCCAACTACAACTTAACGTTTCTAATTACACCTTTCCTTTATGGATTAAGACCTTCAAAAATACATTTACTTATTAAAGAAATCTTTAAACAATATACTTGCAGCTATTGCTCACGCAAgtttaatacttttatattaattattaaacattGATGTCACctggtaaaagaaaaatattcttattagTTGATCATTttcacaaattaataaattagtgttctcataaaaattaacaaatcatttttatttaaataaattaaacttttgttCTCATGTCATTGTCTTTAATACGCAACATTTGTATTTATTACAGCACTTTTCGCGATACACTGGGCGTATTAACTCTTCAATTGCTTCCGATCATGTCTGAAGagaattgattaattaattaatagtgCAGACAGAGTATGGCAAGTTCAATATTTTAGTTCTGATTTTTTTGAACGCCGTGAAATTTTTCTGAGAGTGAAATGCCAATGCTGCATTCTGACGATCAAAGAATAACCGAATCTGAAAGTTTTCGCATATTTTGTAACTTTCAATGGATTAGTTGCAAgcttcaaatattttattgctCATCGTTTAATACAGGGTCTGGTTAagattaaaaaagtaataattactCTACTATATATGAAGATTATTTTAggctttttttccttttgtcttTCCCCGAGTTTAGGTTATAATTAGTTATTCTTTTTGGGATTATATTTAGGTCTAAATAAGTACTTCATAATCCTTAATTATGTTCATTGTtgttatgataattaattatttgattgataAAGGCAAATATGAATGATTTTCGTATTACACTCAATTGCTCCCGGAAAGAATTCTATATTTTCTACAACATACCAATTTGGTATTGGAATTGGTGAGATACCTATTAACATCgtaataaaagataatgataCATTGATacagatttttttaaatacttcgatatagtatattttttcattagGACTAGAATATGTTAccataataacaaataaataataaattaaaatatgttaccctaataacaaataaataataaattactaaaaattatattgtagggaaaattgttaaaatattctattaaaatacttttttatttattttaaaattcacattATTTATGTAGctaattgcaaaaaaaaaatagaaatagagAGATATacgaagaaaataatttttttgctgttgataattgaaatattaaaatatggcCTAATCAGATTATACTCTATGATACTCGGATGAACTTGAATCATGTATGTTACCTAGGTTtagtagaattttttttaaatctaaagtGTTTTGGCAGGATTTAGAATCCTAATCTAAAACATTTAAAGTTGTCTGTTTCGATGTCCAGTTGTGCAgacttctctcttcttcttgtcCAAACTGCGGGAAATGGTGTCTAAAAAAGATATTTCGACACTTAAATCAATGAACTGATCGATACCATCGGTCGATCATAAACTCAATAACTCTTCTACACCTTTATCATTCGGTTGGTTACGAACCCAtagtaacataaaaaaatataataatattgttgtTGGAAGTGGTTTTCTAGCAgatgaaacaaagaaaaaataggTAAATGTTGATAGTGTTATAAAAAGTCATCCCGAGGACTAAAAAGTAACGGTGTATaaggaaataagaaaaataaatttggaatTGAAATGATCAGATATATTTTCGTTTATGTTTGAAGTTTTATGTAAGATTTTAACGTCCATGAAATTCTCACGACAATTTTTGTCTGGAGTTATGTATATAGAAGTTATGGTAGAAATAACTTTTGTCTTTCAAAAATGGAAGAGTTTAAAACGCTTTTAGCATTGTGGGAAGACATGATCTCAAAAACCGCCAGAGAAAGTGTGACCACACGACTGGAGTAGGACgatggaagaagatgaggaAGGACCACCAACAACTTCCGTATTTTACACATCCCAATGGAGGTGTAAGAAGAAAACACAGGGTACAAGAAGAAATCCCCCAGTTCAAGAATTTGCAGATTTGGGCCAAAAAAGCCTCGTTAATGAGCCCAAAAATAACAATGTGGAAGTGATTCAGCATCTTCTTGGTGAAGCCAAAGTGTAAGCTTCAATGGCTACGAATGTTCGCGTTGTATGTGGTGCGCTGAAAAGGTTCAGTCGGCCTCACGCCTCCAATTGGGtttggaagaagaaagttttCTGCTGCAAGATGTCCACTGAGTCGCCTTCCTTGACTCACACCATCACACTGCCTAATAAACCCAATGAACCTGTTCATATTGTTGCTGCTCCCGGCGTCTCCCATTCTGATTTCTGGTCATCATTTATATTTCCTCTTCTTCTACTGCTTAATTTTGAATGTGAAAGAAACGTAGATATAATCAAATACGATCCTGTTTATttgctttaaaattttaaaagaatctAGAAGGTTTCATTCGGTTAGGTGCTATTTTTTATTGGTTCCCGTGAGAAATAATTGTAAAAGAAGATTGACATGCATGCATGTCGTTGTTGTTTGAAAGGGGTAACTTGTTTCATTTTGTGTGTCTCGAGTCTGATAACATTAGGTAGCTGGGGTCCTTTAGGATTGTTGTTCACGTTGCCCTCCTTGCAGGAATGCTGTTGAATCATCTTTACTCAAGCAGTGGTTGCATAACTTGCAAACTGACAATGGGATTCTAGCTGATGGCACCATGACTCTGAGACAAGTTCTAGTTCAGGTAATCAAAGATATTTAGCTAAAACTTTTGATGAATGATAATCTTGTTCGTGAAAGAGGTTTTCTCTGCATTACTCTATGGTGTTGGATCTGCATCACATTGGTTTAAAATTTGTGAATATTTCACATTTAAGACGAAGGATTGGAATCTAATAGCGAAACCAAACACAACGTGCATATCTCAGTCGAGAATGCATGACAAGAAACTTAATTGATGTTTTACTCTTTCTTTTGAGGCTTTAACTAGGATTGTAATCCATAGAAGGCAGTCAttcagaaaatatattttttaaagctTTCGTAGACTATCAAGAAGCATATGTGATCTGATATGAGGCTGAGTATGGGTGAAGGGCAATGATCTTGCCTCTGACGGCTGAATTTTGAAGGTCTCCTTCACTTTGGTGATAGATGGAGTAATGAAGGAGGAGGGAGGCATAACGAAACCTCCATGACACATCGGCACTCAAAATGAAGGTAACTGGGCAAGTATATGCTCTGATGACCATAATTGGGTTTCCTAGCCTTGCTTTTGTGGAGGAGTTGCAGTGTCCAATTAGAAGTCTTCCTCCTTGACCTAATAAGTCTGGAACATGGCTGTAGTTTCCCCTTAGACAGTGTATCTATACGAGATAATAAATCTAGTGGCCATCTCTTTAAGATTAATTGGGAAGATGGGTTTGGTCCTATTGGATTTTGGTGCTGCTGAGTCTTGGATTGGTAATTTTGCCCTGAACAATATCGTATATTTTATCATCTTAGAATTTGTTACGAGggaatttaaataaaaggaTATTTACATTGTATTCTTCGTTTATTCATGTTTCcttataattagaaaaaaatcgGTGCAATTGTTTTATATAAACAGGGAGTTGACATGTTTGGAAAGCGCATTGGGTTTCTCAAGTTTAAAGCGGACATTTTTGACAAGGAAACGGGGAAAAAGGTATGAGATGGTTTGCATAAAAGCTTTTCAATACACACACACATTGAATAATAGCACGCACATTGTCTTGAcattgtttataaaaattatttaaataaatgcaCTACAATATCTGAGGGCAAGCCTTGAAGCAGTCATGAGGTCTTTGATTTGTGAGCTGGAGGATATGGATTCATTCATATCTTGGAAATAGCCTCTCTGCTTCTGTGGGTATAACTCTGTACATATAACATCTCAGCCCCAATTAGGTGCCCTTTTTGTTGTGCTACACCTTGCAATCTCACATAAGTTTGGGCTTTGTGAGATTATCATATGCTTGGAACAGCATTGTACGTTCACACACATCATGTGTTTGAAAATACATGAGGGATTTGACCTGCCTGTAGTAATCTCATGGCCATGTATCAAACACATCCGCTTTAGGGATTTAAGATGATTAAGACCTTGGACTTGCCGACTGTGTTACAAATATTTAACCACTTCTATCATCTATATTTAGTGCTCCAATGCTGATCTCGTTCCTTTATAGTAAAGTAAACCATTATTAGATTCCAGGCATTGTCTTTGCAAGAGGACCAGCTGTGGCGGTGCTGATACTCCTGGAATCAGAGGGTGAAACATATGCTGTTCTTACGGAACAGGTAGATGCTGGTTCCTCGCAgctttttttggtttttggttaaTTAGATATATAACTGAATCTTTATGTTATGACTATTCTTATTTATAAGCCAAGGGTGCCTGTTGGAAGAATTATTTTGGAATTGCCTGCCGGAATGCTGGATGATAACAAAGGTGATTTTGTTGGAACTGCTGTTCGTGAGGtctatttttctctccctcttATCCAGTCCTTTTTATACATAGCAGTGCTGAAAGTGCACGTTTTCTGGCCTTTTTACTTGTTTACCCGACATTTTTATTCACCTTTTCTAGTAATGTATATGTCTTAAACTTTACACGATTTCTTGTATTTATGACTTTGATAGGTTGAAGAAGAGATTGGTATCAAGTTAAATGTAGAAGACATGGTTGACCTCACCGCTTTCCTTGACTCTACAACTGGATGCAGAGTTTTTCCCTCCGGGGTGTGTTTCTGAGACTTCTGTCTTTTGATCTTATTGCTTTTTCAAATTTCATGATCCTGCTGTGCAAGTTTTGTTAATGGCAATGAATAGTTTAGTATCATATCGTTGTTATGTTAAGATGTTGCATTTAGCAAACAATTAAGCAGTTTAATTTCTGGTCATTTGAGGTTAATATAGTCTAACTGTATATTAATAAACCTTGCAGACAAGCCTTATACTGCTACATACTGAAAATAGTTTATTAGTCCATAAATTTCTTCAAATGATTTGCTCCGAGTAAACTTATCAAATAAATTGACTTCTAAATGTgtcaaaattattcttaagaAACCATTGAAACTATCACTGTATTTGTTTATACATTTAGCTGATAGAGTTTATCCTTACTGCTTTTATCGCTTGGAAATctaattttcatcttttttttcgTGACAAGGGAGGATGTGACGAAGAAATCAGTATTTTTCTTTACAGAGGGCGCGTTGACAAAGAGATAATCACACAACTAGAGGGAAAAGAGACTGGCCTTCGTGAACACGGGGAGCTAATTAAGGTACGCGTAGTACCTTACAAGAAACTCTGGCACACAACAGCGGATTGCAAAGTTCTGGTGGCTGTTGCACTGTTGGAAATGGCTATGAAAGAAGGGCTATTGCCAACTTTGTCTACTTAATTAActaatagaaatagaaatatataaaaaatagttatttttacgAGTCTAACAATATCCGTGTTGCATATTCTACCTAACAAGAAGAATTGATTATTATTGTTGTGCTAGCACTATTTGGACCTCGCCAAGAAATTCTTAGTTGTACCATAACATTTTTCGAACATAACATTTTATCATGGAAAGTATATTTAAAAGACTGTTTTCCTATTGTTTATCTTCTAATCAAATTAGTGAAGCGTTTCTAAGGTTCTTACTAAAAGGGAAAAAGACCGAAGAAGATTATTGCTGAAAACTTCTGTATTCACATTTTGTATTTCTTCATCAAAAGGtacaatatatatacatatgaagGATGACCTAATAGgataaataaggaa contains:
- the LOC108342710 gene encoding probable sugar phosphate/phosphate translocator At1g12500 — protein: MVEAQTWTTRRMSNPRLDSTEQVLDIPPTPPGEHRNSFGSNGGGLSPTVVTALIIASWYLSNIGVLLLNKYLLSFYGYRYPIFLTMLHMLSCAAYSYASINFLEIVPLQHIHSKKQFLKILALSAIFCFSVVCGNTSLRYLPVSFNQAIGATTPFFTAIFAFVITCKKETAEVYLALLPVVFGIVVASNSEPLFHLFGFLVCVGSTAGRALKSVVQGILLTSEAEKLHSMNLLLYMAPLAAFILLPFTLYIEGNVFAHTVEKARGDPFILFLLLGNATVAYLVNLTNFLVTKHTSALTLQVLGNAKATVAAVVSVLIFRNPVTVMGMAGFGITIMGVVLYSEAKKRSKVTTH
- the LOC108342720 gene encoding nudix hydrolase 14, chloroplastic gives rise to the protein MATNVRVVCGALKRFSRPHASNWVWKKKVFCCKMSTESPSLTHTITLPNKPNEPVHIVAAPGVSHSDFWNAVESSLLKQWLHNLQTDNGILADGTMTLRQVLVQGVDMFGKRIGFLKFKADIFDKETGKKIPGIVFARGPAVAVLILLESEGETYAVLTEQPRVPVGRIILELPAGMLDDNKGDFVGTAVREVEEEIGIKLNVEDMVDLTAFLDSTTGCRVFPSGGGCDEEISIFLYRGRVDKEIITQLEGKETGLREHGELIKVRVVPYKKLWHTTADCKVLVAVALLEMAMKEGLLPTLST